The DNA region CAAAAGCTTATTGCTGACTTAAAAAAGATAATAAAAGATGGAAAGATTAGCTTCAAAGTTCTTACAGAAGCTTAGAGCTAATCTTAAATCTTTTCTTTTGCTTCTAACTCTTCGTGATTTTCTCACACTAGCAATATCTCTAAACTAATGATAACCTCTTTAAACACTAATTCTAAATAACCTCATAGGTGTTGGCATGGAGGACGTGGAGAGAGTAATAAGCAATATTCTCGAAAAAGTCAAAAATCATAGAAAGCTTTACGATGCAAATGAAGAGGCTGTAAAGCAGCACTTAATTGGCGAGATATTTGAGGTATTGGGTTGGGAATGGCAGAATCCAAATGAAGTGAGGCCCGAGGAAAGGACGGAAGATGGGAGGGCGGATTACGCTTTAGTCCTTGGCGGAAAAGTAATATCTTTTGTGGAAGCAAAAAACTTGAGCGTAAAGATACTCAAAAATGAAAAGCCTCTAAGACAGCTGGGGAAATACTGCTTTTCTCGAGGTGTTACCTATGGCATTCTCACAAATGGGCTTCAGTGGATAGTTATAAAAGCCTTTGAAGAAGGTTCAACCCTTAAGGACAGGATACTCTTTTTAGTCGATCTTGAGAAGGAGCCTCCAAAGAGAAGTGCACTTAAGCTTTCTCTCTTGAGTAAATCTCGCATTAAAGAGCTTGAAAGGCTCGCAAAGCTGCTTCAATATTTTGAAGAGAGCTTTAGAGCTTTGAAAAGGGAAGGCTTCGACGAGGACGAGTTAATTGGCTACCTCAGGAGCGAGGGCATGCTAAAAGGACTCCTTCCGATAGTTCCAATAAGTTCGATTGATACGACAGATGAAGAACCTAAGAAGGTCTATATCTATGAGAGCTCTAGAAAAGTCTTGGAATCCCAAATCAAAGGCTGGTATGATGTTCTTTCAACAGTTTTAGAGTATCTTTTGATTGCAGCGGACCTTAGAGAAGAGGAGAGAAAAGAACTCTCAACCCTCTACAAATACTCAAAGAAGATACCAAAGGAAAAAATCCTGACGCTCTTGAAGGAGATCGAGAGGCACTTTAATGTTAGAATATCAATTGAGTTTAGCTAATGACTCAAAAGTGGTATATGCAAGTTTTAAAGCAAGTGCTCTTCATGTGTTTTGAAGGCTTAGAGCAGCGCTTTCCATAGGGAAAGACTTTTAACATTGTCAACATAATTGAAATTGCATCCTAATTATTGGAGAGGTGATACGTATGGAAAGGATTGAAAAGGCAAGGCAAATCATCGAAAAGGCTAAGGCTGAGGGAAGACCACTCGTTGAGCCCGAAGCTAAGGAAATTTTGAAGCTCTATGGTGTTCCAGTTCCAGACTTTAAGGTTGCTACAAATGAGGAAGAGGCCGTTCAGTTTGCAAGGGAAATCGGCTATCCAGTTGTCATGAAGATCGTCTCACCACAAATCATCCACAAGAGTGACGCTGGTGGTGTTAAGGTCAACATAAAGAGCGATGAAGAGGCTAGGGAAGCCTTCAAGAAGATTATGGAGAACGCTAAGAACTACAAGCCAGACGCTGACCTTTGGGGTGTCATTGTTTACAAGATGCTCCCACTTGGAAAAGAAGTTATCGTTGGTATGATTAGGGATCCACAGTTCGGCCCAGCTATAATGTTCGGTCTCGGTGGTATATTCGTCGAGATTCTCAAGGATGTCAGCTTCAGGGTTGCCCCAATCACTAAAGATGAGGCCCTTGACATGATTAAGGAAATCAAGGCATATCCAATCCTCGCAGGAGCAAGAGGAGAGAAGCCAGTCAACATAGAGGCGTTAGCTGATATCATTGCCAAGGTCGGTGAGCTTGCTCTTGAGCTCCCAGAGGTTAAGGAGCTCGACATAAACCCAATCTTTGCATATGAAGACGAAGCTGTTGCCGTTGACGCAAGAATGCTCCTATGAACTTAAAAAGCTAATTTAACTTTGTTTTCCTTTTCAATTCTCTTCTATTACCAATGAGTGGACTTTTATCATCAGCTGTTCTTTAGAAGAGCTTGCAAGGATAGAAGGATTAAATGTGGGCTTGCCACAGAGACCCGCGTTCATTAATCGCGCGGGTGGATGCTAAGCAAGCCCTGTGGGCTCGGCGTGAGCACACCCCATCATTAGGCCCGATTAAGCTTAGGGATGCGGGTTCACCGAGCCCTGAGGAGACGATTGTCCCCTCACTGTCGGCATTTAATGGTTAATAAGTAATGCCTTAAAACTTTTCGCTCGCTTATGCGAGACTTATTATCACTATACCCAAAACTGCCAGGATAAGGCTTAGGATGATTTTTCTGTTTGGAGGCTCCTTTAAAAAGGCTATTGCGAGAGTGGATGATATAATCGGATTGATGGCAGTTATTGGCGTCGCTATTTGTGAACCAATTGTTCCAACAGCCCGCACAAATGCATACTGGCCTATAAGAAGCCCAAATAGAGCAGCAGCACTCACCACTCCAAACTCCTTTAAAGTGAACGATTTTAACTCCTCTTTATAGCGGGGGATAAAGAAGCTAATTCCAACTGTAGCAAACATCATTCTCAGGCCTGCCAAAGTCAAAGGAGATATTTGGGAGGAGAGGTAATCTAACGTAGTTATGGCTAAGCTCCAGCTAATCGGGGCCAAAATAGCAAATATCAGGCCTTTGGGATTTGTGTGTTCCTCTTCTTCAGTCTGCCTGACTAAAACTATTGCCGCAAATATGAGAAGTGCCCCTATAATTATTTGGGCTGTGATGGATCGTCCTAGAAAAAGTACGGCCCACAATATCGCCCAAAGGGGATATGAGGACGTAACGGGAACTGTTCTTGAAACACCAGCAATCTTTAAAGCGTTGAAGAAGAAGTAGTCGCCTACAACAAATCCAAATTGACCTGAGATAAAAGCTATTAAAAGCTGCTTAGAGGATAGGGATAGTATCTCTTCAAAACTTCCTGTGAGGAGAAATATCGCAGCGTATAGGAAGGATACAAAATAAAGCCTCACAATGTTAACGCTAACCGCCTGCTTATTTTTCATCCCCATTTTTACGAACACTGATGATAGCCCCCACCCAAACGCTGCCATTAGGGCCAAAAGCACTCCTTCAATCATGGACATGATTTTAAAAGGTGCTTTTCAATTTAAAAATTTAACGTTTCGATGGTAGACGAAAAATACGTCTAAATACCCATGAGGGCCAATGGTGTTGTGTACAACCATTCTCCATCGACTATTAAGTCAATGTCCTTTCCTATCTTTCTTCGTTTGTTTGAAAA from Palaeococcus pacificus DY20341 includes:
- a CDS encoding type I restriction enzyme HsdR N-terminal domain-containing protein, which produces MEDVERVISNILEKVKNHRKLYDANEEAVKQHLIGEIFEVLGWEWQNPNEVRPEERTEDGRADYALVLGGKVISFVEAKNLSVKILKNEKPLRQLGKYCFSRGVTYGILTNGLQWIVIKAFEEGSTLKDRILFLVDLEKEPPKRSALKLSLLSKSRIKELERLAKLLQYFEESFRALKREGFDEDELIGYLRSEGMLKGLLPIVPISSIDTTDEEPKKVYIYESSRKVLESQIKGWYDVLSTVLEYLLIAADLREEERKELSTLYKYSKKIPKEKILTLLKEIERHFNVRISIEFS
- a CDS encoding acetate--CoA ligase family protein; the encoded protein is MERIEKARQIIEKAKAEGRPLVEPEAKEILKLYGVPVPDFKVATNEEEAVQFAREIGYPVVMKIVSPQIIHKSDAGGVKVNIKSDEEAREAFKKIMENAKNYKPDADLWGVIVYKMLPLGKEVIVGMIRDPQFGPAIMFGLGGIFVEILKDVSFRVAPITKDEALDMIKEIKAYPILAGARGEKPVNIEALADIIAKVGELALELPEVKELDINPIFAYEDEAVAVDARMLL
- a CDS encoding DMT family transporter, yielding MSMIEGVLLALMAAFGWGLSSVFVKMGMKNKQAVSVNIVRLYFVSFLYAAIFLLTGSFEEILSLSSKQLLIAFISGQFGFVVGDYFFFNALKIAGVSRTVPVTSSYPLWAILWAVLFLGRSITAQIIIGALLIFAAIVLVRQTEEEEHTNPKGLIFAILAPISWSLAITTLDYLSSQISPLTLAGLRMMFATVGISFFIPRYKEELKSFTLKEFGVVSAAALFGLLIGQYAFVRAVGTIGSQIATPITAINPIISSTLAIAFLKEPPNRKIILSLILAVLGIVIISLA